A window of Chitinophaga sp. MM2321 contains these coding sequences:
- a CDS encoding NAD-dependent succinate-semialdehyde dehydrogenase, with product MFTSINPFTQETIAAYTAHTEQEIEKKLLMGERAYRQLLQIPLEQRCQWMMGVAKSLKDNVAEHAALITQEMGKTKLEAEGEVLKCATSAEYYAENIAEMLQPKLITSDAYKSYVAYEPKGIILAIMPWNFPYWQVFRFALPNILAGNTGLLKHASNVSGCALAIERVFAESGFPAGTFQSVLVSSKNIEPIIADPRIQGVTLTGSTPAGRSVAALAGKYIKKTVLELGGSDPFIVLKDADLEAAAKTAVQGRMQNAGQSCIAAKRWIVEKEVVPAFTELVHHFLENIQQGDPTLESTTMGPMARPDLAEELAKQLQETIRQGARLELGGTHEGCNFAPTLLTGVTNNMTAFKEETFGPLAVIIEAKDEQEAIALANETDFGLGAALWTSDLDKAARLATQIESGNVFINAMVRSDARLPFGGVKQSGYGRELSLEGTHEFLNVKTVYIKQ from the coding sequence ATGTTTACAAGTATTAATCCGTTCACACAGGAAACCATTGCTGCATACACAGCACATACCGAACAGGAAATAGAAAAAAAACTGCTGATGGGTGAACGTGCTTACCGACAGCTGTTACAAATCCCGCTGGAGCAACGCTGCCAGTGGATGATGGGAGTGGCTAAGTCGCTGAAAGATAATGTGGCGGAACATGCGGCACTGATTACACAGGAGATGGGGAAAACAAAACTGGAAGCCGAAGGCGAAGTACTCAAATGTGCTACCTCCGCGGAATATTATGCAGAGAATATTGCGGAGATGTTGCAACCCAAACTGATTACATCCGATGCTTACAAAAGTTATGTTGCTTACGAACCCAAAGGCATCATCCTCGCTATTATGCCCTGGAACTTCCCCTATTGGCAGGTTTTCCGTTTTGCGCTCCCGAATATCCTTGCCGGCAATACCGGTTTGCTGAAACATGCCAGTAATGTGAGTGGCTGCGCCCTGGCCATAGAAAGGGTTTTCGCCGAATCAGGATTTCCGGCCGGCACTTTTCAATCAGTGCTGGTATCTTCCAAAAATATAGAACCAATCATTGCAGACCCGCGTATCCAGGGTGTAACGCTCACTGGTAGCACCCCTGCCGGCAGAAGTGTGGCTGCGCTGGCAGGAAAGTATATCAAGAAAACAGTACTGGAACTGGGCGGCAGCGATCCATTCATTGTGTTAAAAGATGCAGACCTGGAAGCCGCTGCAAAAACTGCGGTACAGGGACGTATGCAAAACGCCGGCCAGTCGTGCATTGCAGCCAAACGCTGGATTGTGGAAAAAGAAGTAGTACCGGCATTTACAGAACTTGTACATCATTTCCTGGAAAATATACAACAGGGCGATCCTACGCTGGAAAGCACTACCATGGGACCTATGGCCCGTCCCGATCTGGCGGAGGAACTGGCCAAACAATTACAGGAAACCATCCGTCAGGGCGCCAGGTTGGAATTGGGAGGTACGCATGAAGGCTGTAACTTCGCGCCGACCCTGCTGACAGGTGTCACCAATAATATGACGGCTTTTAAAGAAGAAACATTCGGCCCACTGGCAGTGATCATCGAAGCTAAGGATGAACAGGAAGCCATTGCACTGGCTAATGAAACTGACTTCGGACTGGGCGCCGCCCTCTGGACCAGCGACCTGGACAAAGCAGCACGCCTGGCTACACAGATTGAAAGCGGCAACGTTTTTATCAATGCCATGGTGCGCTCTGATGCACGCCTGCCTTTCGGCGGCGTAAAACAATCAGGCTATGGCAGAGAACTATCACTGGAAGGCACACACGAATTTCTGAATGTAAAAACCGTTTACATAAAACAGTAA